The Candidatus Omnitrophota bacterium nucleotide sequence GCGGGAAGGCGGCGCATCTACAACCGGGCGCCTTTGCGCAGCCGCATCAGCGCTTCGACGGACGATGGAGGAATGAGTCCATGTCCATCTGGCGGAACATCCAAGAGAACATTCGCGCCCCGCTCGCGGCAGGTTTCGAATTGAAGCAGCAAATCCTCGTCGGCGCGGGGCTTGTCGCCGAGGACATAGAACCAATTCTTGCCGATGGGATCGCAGAGTTCGCCGGGCATATAATATCCCTTGCCCTCGATCGTGCGCCATTTCTTATGGCCGGAGGCGGGAGGCATTTGGCGTTCGATGGCGATGAGATCGGACGGCCAGGCGTAATCCACATCGTAAGTCGATCCATCGCTGATGCCGCTGTTCATCATAATGACGATCTCCGGCTGCAATTGGGCGGCGTAATGGTAGAGGAACGTCCGATAGCCTCGCCCCAAAACGCCGGGGATGTCGATCCACAATTCCATGATGGGGCCGTACGTCGTTAGAAGTTCCGTAATCTGGGCGGTTAGAAAATTCTGATATAGCGAAGTGGTGAAAGGCGGCAGTTTCTCCGTATGGGACTTCGGGAAAGAATTCATGCCATTCCAACCGCCGTCGGATGGCGTTTGGCTTCCAAAGCGGTTATGGTTGTCCCATGAGCAGTAATAAAAGCCCGGCAGAACGCCGCGCTTATCGCAGGCTTTAACGAATTGCTCCACAACATCGGTTTTATCACCGCTGTTGGAGACGTTGTAATCCGTGCACTTTGTGGGCCAGAGACAATGACCCGCGACATGCTTGGTAGTAAGTACGGCGTATTTCATTCCCGCGTCCCGCGCCACGGAGATCCATTGATCCACATCCAGCTTGTCCGGCGCGTATGATTTGGCGTCCGCCTTGCCGTCGGGAAGTTCATCATTTACGAAGGTGCTCATGCCGAAATGGATGAACATGCCGTATCCCAGGCTTTCCCACTTTTTTAACGCTTCCAGGCTCAAACGCTGCGCGCCGCGCTTCTCCGATTCTTCCGCGGCGGCGCGCGCGGCGGAAGGCCATCCGCTCAGCGCGCCTGCGGCGGCGCATGTAAATGATCTCGACAAGAAGGCGCGGCGATCGATCGGTTTTCGGTTCATGATTTCCTCCAGATAAATTCGTTATTTGCGATAGACTATACAAAATAAAGACGATGTAAGGCAAGCCGGATTCAATAGGTAAAGAATTAACCGGACAATGAGAAGGAAAAGGCGATGAATTTTAAAGTGGAGTGCAGACTGGATTTGTTGGCATTGTACGGCGTAAGATAACCAAACAGATATAGCGATTTCAAATGGGATGCTGTCCGTTCGATAGATTGCGTTCTAAAAATTGAGTCGGGGACGATTTATTCCTTTTTTCTTTTTTTTGAATAGGAAATCGAAGTCTCGCCATATTGAATCATTCCTAGCAGCGGGAGGAGAATGATGAAGCGAAAATTTTTACTTACCTTCCTGATTATTCTCAGCGCAGCAATGTCCGGCTTCACACAGAACGTACTGGTAAACGGCGTGGACGGAGAAGATTACGATTCGTCGCCCCGCGATGAAGATGGGAAAATCATAGGGCCTGAAACGGATAATACCTTCGAATCCTTTTATAGGGCGGTCAATTTCTTGATGGAATTCAGAAATGGAGGAACGGTTTCTATTGGCACATTTGGACCGGCTCAAGGGATTGCCATAGCCAACAAACCGCTAACCGTCATTGGCATAGGAGAGAATCAATCCATCGACGGCGAAATTCAAATCTCCGGCGCTTCGCTCACCGTTAAAAATCTGAAATTCGTCGCAGGGCAATTTCAAAAGTCCGCCATTTTTCTTGATAACGCGTCGCTGAACGCAGAAAACGTCGTTTTCGATCAACGCGGCATCCAAGCCTCGGGAGAGGGAGAAGCCGACATAACGGTCAAAGACTGCGTATTCATCAATGCGCAATCGAATGGCCTGGCGGCGTTTACCGCCCGCTTGAACGTGGATTTTCAAAACGTGGAATTCAAAGATTTCACGGCGGGAAACAATAAATGCCTCGCCATTATGCCTTCATCGGGATTCGCCAACGTCAACGTAAAAGACTGTACCTTTACCAATTGTTATTTGGGCGTCGACGACCGCCATGTGGATGGGGAAGCCTTTTATCAAAATCTATCCATGAAAAACATGAGCCGTATTGGGATTAATATCGAATGGGACGGCATGATTCGCCAATTTGGAAATGTCAGAACCGTCATAACCGATTGTGTTTTCGATAACTGCGCCTATCAGGCGGTTCATCTCCATGCGCAGCAAAACGTAACGGTCAGCAACGTGAGCGTCGTCAATAGCGGCTCGGTCAGTTTCCGCGAGAACGACGGCGCCGGAATCGGCGGGCACGACGGCAATGTGAATATTCTGATCGAAGATTGCGAATCCAACAACAATCAGGGTAACGGATTTAACTTTGAATGGGATCGTGAAATTACGTTGAGAAACAATATTGCCTATGACAACGGCCTATGCGGAGCGGGATTTCTCCATTGCGAAACGGTCGCCTTGGAAAATGGAAATTGCTTTTCGGGCAATGCTCTCCAAGGTATCCGAATGGCGCAAACGAACGACTGGAAAATCTACAACAACACGATTGGATTAAATCGCGAACGGAACCAGGAAAAAGGCAATCTGCTGGCCGGAGCGCTGCTTTCTAGCGTAGGCAGCGGCGAATTTGGATCGACGGAAGACCCCTTGAAGGGAAACATCGTCTCCGGCAATAAGGGTGACGGCGTTTACTTACAGTCATCCCAATGGCTGGAGACGGCGAATATTAAAATCGGATCGAATTATATCGGAACGGATGGAAATGCGGAAAACGCCTTCCCCAATGCGCGAGGAATCGTAATTGATGGAAACGGATCGCCGACAGGGATTCCGTTTATCCAAATTGGCGGTCGTAATCCCTCGATGGAAAATCCGCAAAATCCCGACCGGGGCGTAGGAAATGTGATATCGGGAAACCGGGAGAATGGAATTGTTGTAGAAGCCTTGTCCACCGATTTGTTCGATCAAGGCAGAATCGATATTTGGGGAAATTTTATCGGAGCGAACGGATCGGGAACCAGCCTCCTTTCGAATGGCCAAAACGGCGTCCAAATTCATCCCAATCGATTTTTTGAAATCAATCTTGGATCTATCGACGATAAG carries:
- a CDS encoding alpha-L-fucosidase; translation: MNRKPIDRRAFLSRSFTCAAAGALSGWPSAARAAAEESEKRGAQRLSLEALKKWESLGYGMFIHFGMSTFVNDELPDGKADAKSYAPDKLDVDQWISVARDAGMKYAVLTTKHVAGHCLWPTKCTDYNVSNSGDKTDVVEQFVKACDKRGVLPGFYYCSWDNHNRFGSQTPSDGGWNGMNSFPKSHTEKLPPFTTSLYQNFLTAQITELLTTYGPIMELWIDIPGVLGRGYRTFLYHYAAQLQPEIVIMMNSGISDGSTYDVDYAWPSDLIAIERQMPPASGHKKWRTIEGKGYYMPGELCDPIGKNWFYVLGDKPRADEDLLLQFETCRERGANVLLDVPPDGHGLIPPSSVEALMRLRKGARL